The following proteins are co-located in the Billgrantia tianxiuensis genome:
- a CDS encoding beta-ketoacyl-ACP synthase encodes MPSDALRKDGLGRRVVVTGMAGFSPIGNDWPSIRTRLERLQSGIRHMDDWSSYEGLNTRLGAPVNDFTLPEHYHRRALRSMGRGAQMATRASELALEDAGLLGSPLLGSGQLGIAYGASAGEPDAVADFGNMLINKSTDGLNANSYIRMMAHTAPVNIGVFLGVRGRIHTTSSACTSGSQGIGYAYEAIRFGRQTAMIAGGCEELSASEAAVFDTLFATSTRNDAPHTSPRPFDAERDGLVIGEGAGTLILEELEHAKARGATIYAELVGFGTNSDGRHVTQPDAAMMERAIRQALDDAGLRPEQIGYVSAHGTATDRGDIAESHATHAVFGSRLPISAFKSFTGHTLGACGALEAWVAIEMMREGWFHATANLDRPDGACADLDYLRGEARHIDCEYVMSNNFAFGGINTSLIFRRWP; translated from the coding sequence ATGCCAAGCGACGCGTTACGCAAGGATGGACTCGGCCGCCGGGTGGTGGTCACCGGCATGGCCGGCTTCTCGCCGATCGGCAATGACTGGCCAAGCATACGGACACGCCTCGAGCGTCTGCAAAGCGGCATTCGTCACATGGATGACTGGTCCAGCTATGAAGGCCTCAACACGCGTCTTGGTGCCCCCGTCAACGACTTCACGCTACCCGAGCACTACCACCGCCGCGCGCTGCGCAGCATGGGCCGGGGCGCCCAGATGGCCACCCGAGCCAGCGAACTGGCGCTGGAGGATGCCGGGCTGCTTGGCTCCCCGCTATTGGGTAGCGGCCAGCTGGGAATCGCCTACGGTGCATCGGCGGGAGAACCCGACGCAGTGGCCGATTTCGGCAACATGCTGATCAACAAGTCGACCGACGGTCTCAACGCCAATTCCTATATCCGCATGATGGCCCATACCGCGCCGGTCAACATCGGGGTGTTCCTCGGCGTGCGCGGGAGAATCCATACCACTTCGAGTGCCTGCACCTCAGGCAGCCAGGGCATTGGCTACGCCTATGAAGCGATTCGCTTCGGCCGCCAGACGGCGATGATCGCCGGTGGCTGCGAGGAGCTGTCGGCTTCCGAGGCGGCCGTCTTCGATACGCTGTTCGCCACCAGCACCCGCAACGATGCTCCTCACACCTCGCCGCGTCCCTTCGATGCCGAGCGCGATGGGCTGGTGATCGGTGAAGGTGCCGGCACCCTGATTCTCGAGGAGCTGGAACACGCCAAGGCACGCGGTGCCACCATCTACGCAGAGCTGGTTGGCTTCGGCACCAACAGCGATGGCCGGCATGTCACTCAGCCCGATGCCGCCATGATGGAACGAGCCATTCGCCAGGCTCTCGATGATGCCGGACTACGACCGGAGCAGATCGGCTATGTCAGCGCGCATGGTACCGCCACCGATCGTGGCGACATCGCCGAAAGTCACGCTACGCATGCCGTATTCGGTTCCAGGCTGCCCATCAGCGCCTTCAAGAGCTTTACCGGCCATACGCTGGGTGCCTGCGGTGCGCTAGAGGCCTGGGTCGCCATCGAGATGATGCGCGAGGGATGGTTCCACGCCACCGCCAACCTCGACCGGCCCGATGGCGCTTGCGCGGATCTCGATTATCTACGCGGCGAGGCAAGACACATCGACTGCGAATATGTGATGAGCAATAACTTTGCCTTCGGCGGCATCAACACCTCGTTGATTTTCCGTCGCTGGCCATGA
- a CDS encoding excinuclease ATPase subunit — protein sequence MTKGLLALGILCGGLVLATTSHARDTTLMLSIEEAMNSPAAREQLDPDIRFYFADTPHGEVVTNHGNFVTNKKTNAFNKSDEEACKWVMLSALISLQERVQAEGGNAVINIESYYKRQPMASSSEYECHAGAIMAGVALRGDVVTLNGAE from the coding sequence ATGACCAAGGGACTTCTTGCACTCGGCATCCTTTGCGGCGGCCTGGTGCTGGCCACGACGAGCCATGCACGCGATACCACACTCATGCTTTCCATCGAAGAGGCCATGAATAGCCCTGCGGCCAGGGAGCAGCTCGATCCAGACATCCGCTTCTACTTTGCCGATACTCCACATGGAGAGGTCGTCACCAACCACGGTAATTTCGTCACCAACAAGAAGACCAACGCCTTCAACAAGAGCGATGAGGAAGCCTGCAAGTGGGTCATGCTCTCCGCGCTGATCAGCCTGCAGGAGCGCGTCCAGGCCGAAGGCGGCAATGCCGTCATCAACATCGAAAGCTACTACAAGCGGCAGCCCATGGCATCGAGCAGTGAATACGAATGCCATGCCGGCGCCATCATGGCGGGTGTGGCGCTGCGTGGCGATGTCGTCACCCTGAACGGAGCGGAATGA
- a CDS encoding 4'-phosphopantetheinyl transferase superfamily protein translates to MPVGIDIEQSRPRHGARLAELVELLPEAWVRRAILEAANPLEAFYSAWTLHEALFKLDSLSGLTPSSVLETRLARLLPGGNVQAWQWQQDGWTLSICSHACRLGIHPLPQLAITKRHWP, encoded by the coding sequence GTGCCGGTCGGCATCGACATCGAGCAATCTCGTCCCAGGCATGGGGCTCGCCTGGCAGAACTGGTCGAACTGCTACCCGAAGCCTGGGTACGCCGGGCCATACTCGAGGCCGCCAACCCGCTGGAGGCATTCTACAGTGCGTGGACGCTGCACGAAGCTCTGTTCAAACTCGACAGCCTCTCAGGGCTGACGCCAAGTAGCGTATTGGAAACCCGACTTGCTCGCTTGCTCCCCGGTGGCAACGTCCAGGCGTGGCAATGGCAGCAAGACGGCTGGACATTGAGCATCTGCAGCCACGCATGCAGGCTCGGCATCCACCCTCTTCCCCAGTTGGCGATCACGAAGCGTCATTGGCCGTAA
- a CDS encoding putative selenate ABC transporter substrate-binding protein — MHRIALSALPLATFLSLFAQGAAAETFRFTAIPDEDQARLVERFSQVADYLEQRLGVEVEYVPVKSYSAAVTAFRNDQVQLAWFGGLSGVQARRLVPGSQALAQGSEDGAFVSYFIAHESTGLERADELPDEIEGMSLTFGSRTSTSGRLMPEHFLRQRFDNANPERLFSRVGYSGDHSRTIALVEAGTYDIGAVNYTVWEAAVEDGRVNTDQVQVVWATPPYPDYNWTLRGDADERFGEGFTEEVRAAFLEMDDPELLATFPREAFIPADNELYAPIEEVAEELGLLR, encoded by the coding sequence ATGCACCGGATCGCCCTCTCTGCCCTCCCCTTGGCCACCTTCCTCTCGCTGTTCGCTCAGGGGGCCGCCGCCGAGACCTTCCGCTTCACCGCCATTCCCGACGAGGATCAGGCCCGCCTGGTGGAGCGTTTCTCCCAGGTGGCCGACTATCTGGAGCAGCGCCTCGGCGTCGAGGTGGAGTACGTGCCGGTGAAGTCCTACAGTGCCGCGGTTACCGCCTTCCGTAACGATCAGGTGCAGCTGGCCTGGTTCGGCGGCTTGTCGGGCGTGCAGGCACGGCGCTTGGTGCCGGGCTCCCAAGCGCTGGCCCAGGGCAGCGAGGATGGCGCCTTCGTCAGCTATTTCATCGCCCACGAGTCCACCGGCCTCGAGCGCGCCGACGAACTGCCCGACGAGATCGAAGGCATGAGCCTGACATTCGGCTCACGCACTTCCACTTCCGGCCGCCTGATGCCGGAGCACTTCTTGCGCCAGCGCTTCGACAATGCCAATCCGGAGCGCCTTTTCTCCCGCGTAGGCTACTCCGGCGACCACTCACGTACTATTGCGCTGGTGGAAGCCGGCACCTACGACATCGGTGCGGTCAACTATACGGTATGGGAGGCCGCCGTCGAGGATGGCCGGGTCAATACCGACCAGGTCCAGGTGGTCTGGGCCACACCGCCCTACCCCGACTACAACTGGACGCTGCGCGGCGATGCCGACGAGCGCTTCGGCGAGGGCTTCACCGAGGAAGTCCGGGCCGCCTTCCTCGAGATGGATGACCCGGAGCTGCTCGCCACCTTTCCCCGCGAGGCGTTCATCCCCGCCGACAACGAGCTCTACGCCCCCATCGAGGAGGTGGCCGAGGAACTCGGCCTGCTGCGCTGA
- a CDS encoding ATP-binding cassette domain-containing protein: MEGEQRRLLVRFDGEDIGHGAHVVLPRLTLALREGERVALLGQSGAGKSTLLGELRRRLDRQAAWCPQHHGLVPQLAVYHNVFMGRLPEHSALANLWNLVHPLRRPWREVSTLCDELGLADLMRRPVGQLSGGQRQRVAIARALYQARPLFLGDEPVASVDPHQALRLLSLIDARHTTSVVALHQRELALTHFDRVWGLRDGRLVIDAPTDSLTLAELDALYPDADAARHIPDARDADSGVPGVNALPCPRGRP, from the coding sequence ATGGAGGGAGAGCAACGTCGCCTGCTGGTTCGCTTCGATGGTGAGGACATCGGGCATGGCGCGCATGTCGTCCTGCCACGCCTGACCCTCGCCTTGCGTGAGGGCGAAAGGGTCGCGTTGCTCGGCCAGAGCGGCGCCGGCAAGTCGACGCTGCTCGGCGAGCTGCGCCGCCGACTCGACCGCCAGGCTGCCTGGTGCCCACAGCATCACGGCCTGGTGCCGCAGCTCGCGGTGTATCACAACGTCTTCATGGGGCGCCTGCCGGAGCATTCGGCGCTGGCCAACCTGTGGAACCTCGTGCATCCCCTGCGCCGCCCATGGCGAGAGGTGTCCACGCTGTGCGATGAGCTGGGCCTGGCCGATCTGATGCGCCGCCCGGTGGGCCAGCTCTCCGGCGGCCAGCGCCAACGGGTAGCCATTGCCCGGGCGCTCTACCAGGCCCGGCCGCTGTTCCTCGGCGACGAACCGGTCGCCAGCGTCGACCCCCACCAGGCCTTGCGCCTGCTGAGCCTGATCGATGCCCGCCACACCACTTCGGTCGTCGCCCTGCACCAGCGCGAGCTGGCGCTGACCCACTTCGATCGCGTCTGGGGATTGCGTGACGGTCGTCTGGTGATCGATGCGCCGACCGACTCGCTCACCCTGGCCGAGCTGGACGCGCTCTACCCCGACGCCGATGCCGCGAGGCACATCCCTGATGCGCGTGACGCCGATAGCGGCGTGCCGGGCGTCAACGCCCTCCCCTGCCCACGGGGGCGACCGTGA
- a CDS encoding PhnE/PtxC family ABC transporter permease: MSDSLSAQPPSGWREWWRGKSPGLRLARHTLALVALAVLLVPFADLAVHTRDPWGELGRMAAGLAWPAWGALESPFSALGLTVAVALWGTLAGVILGFPLALLFARSRLVRAGCAFVRAIHELFWALLFLQVFGLSALTALAALAIPYAGIFAKVYAEILEQTRARRAMLFRPAAAGWHASSMPSCRWPGPSSPPIPATASSAACAPACCSASSACRPWASISRRRFARDATTRRGRCCGCSTC; the protein is encoded by the coding sequence GTGAGCGACAGCCTGTCGGCCCAGCCCCCATCGGGGTGGAGAGAGTGGTGGCGGGGCAAGTCGCCCGGCCTGCGCCTGGCCCGCCATACTCTGGCCCTGGTGGCACTGGCGGTGCTGCTGGTGCCTTTCGCCGATCTTGCCGTCCACACCCGCGATCCCTGGGGAGAGCTCGGCCGCATGGCGGCCGGCCTGGCCTGGCCCGCCTGGGGCGCGCTGGAGTCGCCCTTCTCGGCGCTCGGCCTCACCGTGGCGGTGGCGCTGTGGGGTACGCTTGCCGGGGTGATCCTGGGCTTTCCCCTGGCCCTGCTGTTCGCCCGTTCACGACTGGTCAGGGCCGGTTGCGCTTTCGTGCGCGCCATCCATGAGCTGTTCTGGGCACTTCTGTTCCTGCAGGTGTTCGGCCTCTCGGCGCTCACTGCCCTGGCGGCCCTGGCGATTCCCTACGCCGGCATCTTCGCCAAGGTCTATGCCGAGATCCTCGAACAGACCCGCGCGCGCCGCGCGATGCTCTTCCGCCCGGCAGCGGCCGGCTGGCACGCTTCGTCTATGCCGAGCTGCCGCTGGCCTGGACCCAGCTCGCCGCCTATACCCGCTACCGCTTCGAGTGCGGCCTGCGCGCCAGCGTGCTGCTCGGCTTCGTCGGCCTGCCGACCCTGGGCTTCCATCTCGAGACGGCGTTTCGCGAGGGACGCTACCACGAGGCGGGGGCGCTGCTGTGGCTGTTCTACCTGCTGA
- a CDS encoding ABC transporter permease subunit — translation MALALWPLASRHFGNRATRLAGHGALIFLRSTPELMLAFVFLLLLGPSLLPAWLALALHNGALIAFLAARHADAITPGMPGLPASGRLAYELLPRVYPGILALLYYRAEVILRETAILGMLGIATLGFFIEEGFDYLMFDVAFFLLLITAMLNIAVDALSRRLRPREAPLDDPCAR, via the coding sequence GTGGCGCTGGCGCTGTGGCCGCTGGCCAGCCGTCACTTCGGCAACCGCGCCACCCGCCTGGCCGGACACGGCGCGCTGATCTTCCTGCGCTCGACGCCGGAACTGATGCTGGCGTTCGTCTTCCTGCTGCTGCTCGGCCCCTCGCTGCTGCCCGCCTGGCTGGCCCTGGCGCTGCACAATGGCGCCCTGATCGCCTTCCTGGCGGCACGCCACGCCGACGCTATCACCCCCGGCATGCCTGGCCTACCGGCCAGTGGACGCCTGGCCTACGAGCTGCTGCCGCGGGTCTACCCGGGGATCCTGGCACTACTCTACTACCGCGCCGAGGTAATCCTGCGCGAAACGGCGATCCTCGGCATGCTGGGCATCGCCACCCTCGGCTTCTTCATCGAGGAGGGCTTCGACTACCTGATGTTCGACGTGGCCTTCTTCCTGCTGCTCATCACCGCCATGCTCAACATCGCCGTGGACGCCCTCTCGCGGCGACTGCGACCGCGAGAGGCGCCACTCGATGACCCCTGCGCACGTTAA
- a CDS encoding RidA family protein: MTIVRHDTKARMSRAVIHNGIAYLCGQVAGPEARHGDITEQTESMLARVDALLAEIGSDREHLLTATIYLKDGSDFAAMNAVWDAWVPTGHAPARTCVCAPMPADELKVEITVTTAVVAGGDYPY; this comes from the coding sequence ATGACCATCGTCCGTCACGATACCAAGGCACGCATGAGCCGCGCCGTCATTCACAACGGCATCGCCTACCTGTGCGGCCAGGTGGCCGGCCCCGAGGCGCGCCATGGCGATATCACCGAGCAGACCGAGAGCATGCTGGCCCGGGTGGATGCGCTGCTCGCCGAGATCGGCTCCGACCGCGAGCACCTGCTCACGGCGACGATCTACCTCAAGGACGGCAGCGATTTCGCCGCCATGAACGCGGTGTGGGATGCCTGGGTTCCCACCGGCCATGCGCCAGCCCGCACTTGCGTCTGCGCGCCCATGCCCGCCGACGAACTCAAGGTGGAGATTACCGTCACGACCGCAGTCGTCGCCGGCGGCGATTACCCATACTGA
- a CDS encoding universal stress protein encodes MTEQVMAAIDGSQFSTAVCDYAAWASLALGAPLTFLHVVDNHPQTAEPDLSGNIGLGSREHLLEELSQLDEQRAKVAQEQGRLMLQAAKERAIEDGVSAPGTRQRNGTLVETLDELQDEIRLLVLGKRGETAHQASEHLGSNLERVVRTLHRPILMVPEAFTRPERVMLAFDGSKTTRKGVEMLARSPLFNGIPVHVVIVGAETGDNRSQLDWALATLREAGHEAEGAIRAGEVEETLRVYQEENAIDLLVMGAYGHSRIRHLLVGSTTTAMLRRAKVPVLLLR; translated from the coding sequence ATGACAGAACAGGTAATGGCCGCCATCGACGGCTCGCAGTTCTCCACCGCGGTATGCGACTACGCCGCCTGGGCCAGCCTGGCGCTCGGTGCGCCGCTGACCTTCCTCCACGTGGTGGACAACCACCCACAGACTGCTGAGCCTGACCTTTCCGGCAACATCGGGCTGGGCTCCCGGGAGCATCTGCTCGAGGAGCTGTCGCAGCTCGACGAGCAGCGCGCCAAGGTGGCCCAGGAGCAGGGCCGGCTGATGCTCCAGGCGGCCAAAGAGCGCGCCATCGAGGATGGCGTCAGTGCCCCGGGTACACGCCAGCGCAATGGCACTCTGGTCGAGACACTCGACGAGCTGCAGGACGAGATTCGCCTGCTGGTACTGGGCAAGCGCGGCGAGACCGCTCATCAGGCCAGTGAGCACCTGGGCTCCAACCTGGAGCGGGTGGTGCGCACCCTGCACCGGCCGATCCTGATGGTACCGGAGGCCTTCACGCGCCCCGAGCGGGTGATGCTCGCCTTCGATGGCAGCAAGACCACCCGCAAGGGCGTCGAAATGCTGGCCAGGAGCCCGCTGTTCAACGGCATCCCGGTACATGTGGTGATCGTCGGCGCCGAGACCGGCGACAACCGCTCGCAGCTTGACTGGGCATTGGCCACGCTGCGCGAGGCGGGCCACGAGGCCGAGGGGGCGATCCGTGCCGGCGAGGTGGAGGAGACGCTGCGCGTCTATCAGGAAGAGAACGCCATCGACCTGCTGGTGATGGGCGCCTATGGCCACTCGCGTATCCGCCACCTGCTGGTGGGCAGCACGACCACCGCCATGCTGCGCCGAGCCAAGGTGCCGGTCCTGCTGCTGCGCTAG
- a CDS encoding SulP family inorganic anion transporter has translation MIRSIKQDWFSNIKGDTLAGIVVALALIPEAIAFSIIAGVDPKVGLYASFCIAVIIAFTGGRPGMISAATGAMALLMVTLVRDHGLEYLLAATLLTGVLQIVAGYLKLADLMRFVSRSVVTGFVNALAILIFMAQLPELTGVTWHVYAMTAAGLGIIYLFPYVPRIGKTIPSPLVCIVVLTAVYMASGMDIRSVGDMGELPDTLPVFLWPDVPLTLETLWIILPYAVMLTVVGLLESMMTATIVDDLTDTPSDKNRECKGQGIANIGSGLLGGMAGCAMIGQSVINVKSGGRGRLSTFVAGVVLLIMVVFLADWVSQIPMAALVAVMIMVSIGTFSWASIRDLKKHPMSTNLVMLATVAVTVGTHNLAIGVFVGVLLAAMFFANKVGNILYIGSEEADEGRRRVYQVVGQVFFASSERFGNAFDFKESVEKVTIDLSRAHFWDITAVQTLDRVVIKFRREGTEVELIGLNEASATIVDRYAIHDDPAAVEKLMGGH, from the coding sequence ATGATCCGATCCATCAAGCAAGACTGGTTCTCCAACATCAAGGGCGACACCCTCGCCGGTATCGTGGTCGCATTGGCCCTGATTCCCGAGGCCATCGCCTTTTCCATCATCGCTGGCGTCGACCCCAAGGTTGGCCTCTACGCTTCCTTTTGCATCGCGGTGATCATCGCCTTTACCGGTGGCCGGCCGGGAATGATCTCGGCGGCGACTGGCGCCATGGCATTGCTGATGGTCACCCTGGTGCGTGACCATGGCCTCGAGTATCTGCTCGCCGCCACCCTGCTCACCGGGGTGCTGCAGATCGTGGCCGGTTACCTGAAACTGGCCGACCTGATGCGCTTCGTCTCGCGCTCGGTGGTCACCGGCTTCGTCAATGCCCTGGCGATTCTGATCTTCATGGCTCAACTGCCGGAGCTTACCGGCGTGACCTGGCACGTCTATGCCATGACCGCGGCCGGTCTCGGCATCATCTACCTATTCCCCTACGTGCCCAGGATCGGCAAGACGATCCCTTCCCCGCTGGTGTGCATCGTGGTGCTCACCGCCGTCTACATGGCGAGCGGCATGGACATCCGCAGCGTCGGCGACATGGGCGAGCTGCCCGACACCCTGCCGGTATTCCTGTGGCCCGACGTGCCGCTGACGCTGGAGACGCTGTGGATCATCCTGCCTTACGCGGTGATGCTCACCGTGGTGGGCCTGTTGGAGTCGATGATGACCGCTACCATCGTCGACGACCTGACCGATACCCCGAGCGACAAGAACCGCGAGTGCAAGGGCCAGGGCATCGCCAACATCGGTTCCGGCTTGCTGGGCGGCATGGCCGGGTGCGCGATGATCGGCCAGTCGGTGATCAACGTGAAGTCGGGTGGCCGCGGGCGGCTCTCCACGTTCGTCGCCGGCGTGGTGCTGCTGATCATGGTGGTGTTCCTCGCCGACTGGGTATCGCAGATTCCCATGGCCGCGCTGGTGGCAGTGATGATCATGGTCTCCATTGGTACCTTCAGCTGGGCCTCGATTCGCGATCTCAAGAAGCACCCCATGAGTACCAACCTCGTCATGCTGGCCACCGTGGCGGTGACCGTCGGCACGCACAACCTAGCCATCGGCGTGTTCGTCGGCGTGCTGCTGGCGGCGATGTTCTTTGCCAACAAGGTGGGCAATATTCTCTATATCGGCTCCGAGGAGGCGGACGAAGGGCGGCGACGCGTCTACCAGGTGGTGGGCCAGGTCTTCTTCGCCTCCTCCGAGCGCTTCGGCAACGCCTTCGACTTCAAGGAGAGTGTGGAAAAGGTCACCATCGACCTCTCTCGTGCGCACTTCTGGGATATCACTGCCGTTCAGACACTGGACCGCGTGGTGATCAAGTTCCGCCGCGAGGGTACCGAGGTGGAGCTGATTGGGCTCAACGAGGCCAGCGCCACCATCGTCGACCGCTATGCCATCCACGATGACCCAGCGGCCGTCGAGAAATTGATGGGCGGCCATTGA